The sequence below is a genomic window from Paenibacillus sp. DCT19.
CCGGTACCTTCGAGATATGGGTCGCATAGAACGGTGCAGCAAACCACAGCAGTGTCGACATAACAACACCAGCAACAGCAGCAAAGATCAGGGCTGCTCGGTAGATCTGCTGTGCTTCACCTGCTCGTCCTAGTGCGTAGCGTTCGGATACCATTTTACTCAGCGTACTTGGTATACCTGCCGTAGCAACCGTTAACAGCATTAAATATACCGTATTGGAAATGGTAAACGATGCATTACCGATATCGCCGAGGATATGCTCAAGCGGCACACGTTGCACAAGACCAAGCACCCTTGCAATGAGAGCTGCTGCCGCCAGAATGAGCGTCCCCTTAATAAATGTTTCCTTCTTAGACAAACCAATTCCCCTTCTTTCCTCCACACGGACGTGCACCTAGATGACGCTCGCACTCACTAACGTCTATGCGAAACGAACCACCCAGATAATAAAGAGCACAATCATGACGATTTGCAAAATGATTTTCATCACCGTACTAGTAAACAGTCCCACCACGGAACCAAAACCAACTTTGGTCGCTTTGGAAGGTGATGATCCTCCGATAAGCTCCCCAATAAAAGCACCGAGGAATGGACCCAGTACAAGCCCGAACGCCGGGATGACAAATGGACCAATGATTACACCGATTGTACTTAACGTGGTGGATAGCTTGGAACCGCCGAATTTCTTAACGCCCCAGGCACTAACGACATAATCCGCCACGAATAGTACAACAACAATCAAAATCTGTGTAATCCAGAACCATACACCAAACGGGTCAAAACTAAAGAACCAACCATAGACCAGAAATGCGAAGAATATCGCTACAGCACCCGGTAAGATTGGATAGACGGTTCCCGCCATGCCTACTGCAAACAGA
It includes:
- a CDS encoding DUF456 domain-containing protein — translated: MAGTVYPILPGAVAIFFAFLVYGWFFSFDPFGVWFWITQILIVVVLFVADYVVSAWGVKKFGGSKLSTTLSTIGVIIGPFVIPAFGLVLGPFLGAFIGELIGGSSPSKATKVGFGSVVGLFTSTVMKIILQIVMIVLFIIWVVRFA